From Strongyloides ratti genome assembly S_ratti_ED321, scaffold srae_chrx_scaffold0000009, one genomic window encodes:
- a CDS encoding Epidermal growth factor-like domain and Laminin G domain and GPCR, family 2, extracellular hormone receptor domain and EGF-like calcium-binding domain and Cadherin domain and Concanavalin A-like lectin/glucanases superfamily domain and Concanavalin A-like lectin/glucanase, subgroup domain and Cadherin-like domain-containing protein, translating to MKKDYFIIYFFIFILLPQKCEFYINHPYLYETLTIKTQQCNSCLLPKNSSIIYLPPSRPICLHEGHPILMLSFENNNKNLVKSKSCNIPIEIKSSHISLDTNNGIIFAKRRMCFYHSNIKIEYRYKCYSYDDYKNSTFLLAHKKFSFLFDKDNSNEITSKYIIPSETKFGRKRTKRWLRRRNPIISPIHFSQEKYNVQISEDALPKTVIVNIKAEHEKKRSLYYSMSAPEDSRSADIFALDTISGQITLVKQLDHESLSKHVLKVTAFERLDPSIISSVLVIVDVIDVQDNIPIFERTSYFSEIREDAPIGTTVLSVFAQDKDSGDNGKVEYFIQPSLGSDHLKINPQSGVIQTIKELDREAIPLIRLKVFAKDHGVPSFNSSAYVEISILDVNDNTPTFEKSEYHVYINENENVPFSVIQLNATDNDTEENGKVHFSIITSSGSSFLIDYESGEIILKEKLSPKMSPYIIVVRAKDSGQPALSSRCTIYVHVKDINDHQPLFITFQNEFIIEENSPIGSEVGKVEAIDDDIGLNGEIKYYFINNNETNFVIDSNSGIIFTNSTLDREIIDKYLLEVIAIDQGEPPLNSSIKIQILIKDVNDNFPQFEKDLYEITMPEDIQKGAQIIILKANDNDLDSKIFYRIEKSDKDIFSLTNLGGNDGALLRLTKSFDVDDTNISLLISATDQGGKKGFTTVIINVNDVNQKPFFIKHSFNVIIPEDSPIGFHVIQMKADDNDRGENANLSFFIDNEDFKIDKQTGVITVAKTLDREKQSSYTLKVTVQDNGIPPLSTDTLLEIFIEDVNDNSPVFMEEKYFISIPEDIPVGTSFLQITATDNDGGINSIIDYFLDENDDYVKMDKFRLDRTSGTLRVNQKLDRENVEIFILPVIAKDRGTPQKISKTFVTIKLEDVNDNAPQFEKQLYTFYIPENMEPGTLVGVMTANDPDIGDNGDIQFKIFAGSDAKYFELETDLNNTNTVFLRSRVEFDYEDKINKFNIEVQAASKQLSSTVPVHIFVTDKNDNKPQLRNFIILITRYTSEYIEDIGNIPAFDPDQNATLEYFLEPNEIISVEKKSGKLKLLKVLNRHVSLQLKSCVSDGSNTECSICQLLYHPINENDLGNAITISINDMTKDEFLDFDIYQKFVSSIALLNNYWTPNDIVIIGISEKNNTLLISFIMNENIENMNTWRIEEMIVEGTTNISETFGRTIELVRDEICNTEPCPYYQKCKQTFRYVGSDNKIIETDSFIYRSFENKRSHHCECPSGFGTIFDKIGHCNVKIDMCYESPCKNNGTCQSLENDYFCQCLPGYSGKNCEILNKLDTCLPTSCHSDSVCIIKNRKPICQFCKWEKSETDNYCRLRSISFSGDGYIIVPVTLPRLQWNIKINIATIVKDGLILYAGEIKQTLKKDYFMIYIKNGILNAEISLGNEVAIASMEDSRENRISNGNWRTIHITFSSRQLVISLDDCDSFLALHNNNTFGYPKCASTTIIKLPKICNDLAVPCNRFFDVKTGLFIGGIKNNRINNNHINGFNGCIKDLYIDYKLIDFSKFSTFEKEGNVIEGCKEKKDICQYSNPCDSTAKCIDKWGGYICRCHHRVHSKMNCNQESSSAISLFMEGSYGSWKPTSDFETRHIYFEFRTRERNTQVMVIQFENKMKYFILNIEGGTTIFNLDGNLYLMQYPVVSDGLWHSISINIDNLMNNFNITVDAIYSKVISSNENISNRIIKNMHTGQNPSFSGALKYRGCIRNVEINSYRLKLYSQSKTKPGCQTPNECLTNTCPKNSKCIRDWDRHSCKCNNGYVGDQCVNICSIPNICGPDGICNLKNNTNGYECLCPENRTGNNCEKEKFYQICPNGYYGIFPNCKRCNCNTSKNMKNMCNSITGKCECPRNYYMLNGKCIECECGLGSSSSACNDDGQCPCVGDASGRRCDRCDNELELLDKKTMMCVKIKGRCPSNIEYGIQWPTTIFGSIARQSCPFSQIGIAYRKCDMSGIWEKVNLDNCTLTSLHIGRNKHWQSDTMIDISELALLLKNSTKDVIYVKGKNINIWFTIMNTIIKSNSLKDSHIHNHIFTENIINSASLIGMEIDINKQLNLIQYLYNFGQKLALIHYDYSFLKSFQITTSNIIFSIDNIDEIDDVNEKYPAPLILPKYDHFIDKREDFFKNINIEVSSRYATGTIFYMIYIPNNCDKCESNIVSAFQVLDMDTTKSSYDIGINIAFPIKSHGNWKNYECVRLIDKISYGINGYSNWDINDINSSWINENSLMIGLNSTHVVCQFSGSGIFSVISESINGFQIHLTSNIGSIPYFHEICGIITILGSFASLIILIISKNIDHRGMKTLIVGGYLINIIAILLMPRINYSSVYCSIRNATFTFTTTFLFSWILLYTLTIYNTILSSNQNISNIVLLLIGIVLSPLHSIIVFLYSSTCSIILFNETFWIIIGPICVIVLSIFYTTTTSFLITRNKSYNIIGYSLFDYQQTIAQYLFLAIACVLANIGTWSKLMGYQRSPVIDFLFDFVILISTILLFFCTSSTPKIKTNQQSNNELWLDQKINPVGRNSSTILQNETSSGTISPSNHNIISNEKTSSNFDEYDNGGNEIIYKSSKNNQWDGKLDGIENPMENIDNPYSKYSSPNLLQRHKTLLLQKQMIGPNILSPVQKIIKIDNLDGCSTNENITSICNGSNTLNITKSKNYDSGMGEEGVLNYDDVSSIYYAYHEKNTTATTTFRKF from the exons atgaaaaaagattattttataatatatttttttatttttattttgctACCACAAAAATGTGAATTCTATATTAATCATCCATATCTTTATGAAACACTTACAATTAAAACTCAACAATGTAATTCATGTTTATTACCAAAAAATTCAAGTATTATATATCTTCCACCTTCAAGACCAATATGTTTACATGAAGGTCATCCAATTTTGATGCTTTCATTtgaaaacaataataaaaatttagtaaagTCAAAAAGTTGCAATATACCCATTGAAATTAAATCGAGTCATATATCTTTAGATACTAATAATGGCATTATATTTGCCAAAAGGCGAATGTGTTTTTATCACTCaaacattaaaattgaataccgatataaatgttattcaTATGATgactataaaaatagtacatttttattagctcataaaaaattttcattctTATTTGATAAAGATAATAGTAATGAAATAacatcaaaatatattataccATCAGAGACTAAATTTGGTCGTAAACGTACAAAAAGATGGTTAAGAAGAAGAAATCCTATTATTTCACCAATTCATTTCTCACaggaaaaatataatgttcaAATTTCTGAAGATGCTCTTCCTAAAACAgtaattgtaaatataaaagcggaacatgaaaaaaaaagatcttTATATTACTCAATGAGCGCACCTGAAGATTCAAGATCAGCTGATATATTTGCATTGGATACTATTTCAGGGCAAATTACATTAGTAAAACAATTAGATCACGAAAGTTTATCTAAGCATGTATTAAAAGTTACCGCTTTTGAAAGATTAGATCCATCAATAATTTCAAGTGTTTTGGTAATTGTAGATGTTATTGATGTTCAAGATAATATACCTATTTTTGAAAGAACATCATATTTTTCTGAGATACGTGAAGATGCTCCTATTGGAACAACAGTTTTATCAGTATTTGCACAAGATAAAGATTCTGGTGATAATGGTAAAgttgaatattttatacaaccATCCTTAGGAAGTGACCACTTAAAGATAAATCCTCAGTCAGGAGTAATACAAACTATTAAAGAATTAGATCGTGAGGCAATTCCATTAATACGTCTTAAAGTGTTTGCCAAAGACCATGGAGTACCATCATTTAATTCATCAGCTTATGTTGAAATATCAATATTAGATGTTAATGATAATACTCCAACTTTTGAAAAATCAGAATAtcatgtatatataaatgaaaatgaaaatgttCCATTTTCTGTTATACAATTAAATGCTACAGATAATGATACAGAAGAAAATGGAAAAGtacatttttcaataataacaTCATCTGGTAGtagttttttaattgattatGAAAGTggtgaaataatattaaaagaaaaattaagtCCTAAAATGAGTCCATATATAATTGTTGTAAGAGCAAAAGATTCTGGACAACCAGCATTATCAAGTAGATGTACAATTTATGTACATgtaaaagatattaatgaTCATCAAccattatttataacatttcaAAATGAATTTATAATTGAAGAAAATTCACCTATTGGTTCAGAAGTTGGTAAAGTTGAAGCTATTGATGATGATATTGGTTTAAATggagaaataaaatattattttattaataataatgaaacaaattttgttattgaTAGTAATAGtggtattatttttacaaattcaACTTTAGATCGtgaaataattgataaatatttattagaagTAATTGCTATAGATCAAGGAGAACCACCATTAAAttcatcaataaaaattcaaatattaattaaagatgttaatgataattttccacaatttgaaaaagatttatatgAAATAACAATGCCAGAAGATATACAAAAAGGTGcacaaataattattttaaaagctaatgataatgatcttgattcaaaaattttttatcgtatagaaaaaagtgataaagatatattttcattaacaaATCTTGGTGGAAATGATGGTGCACTTTTAAGATTAACAAAATCATTTGATGTTGATGATACAAATATATCACTTTTAATATCTGCTACTGATCAAGGTGGTAAAAAAGGTTTTACAACAGTtataattaatgttaatgATGTTAATCAAAAaccattttttataaaacattcatttaatgttataattCCTGAAGATTCACCTATTGGATTTCATGTTATACAAATGAAAGCAGATGACAATGATAGAGGAGAAAATGCTaatttgtctttttttattgataatgaaGATTTTAA aATTGATAAACAAACTGGAGTTATTACAGTTGCAAAAACATTAGACCGTGAAAAACAAAGTTCATATACATTAAAAGTAACTGTACAAGATAATGGTATACCACCATTATCAACTGATActttattagaaatttttattgaagacg TAAATGATAACTCACCGGTTTTTATggaagaaaaatattttatttcaattccTGAAGATATTCCTGTAGGGACTAGCTTTTTACAAATAACGGCAACTGATAATGATGGTGGAATAAATAGTATaatagattattttttagatGAAAATGATGATTATGTTAAAATGGATAAATTTCGCCTTGATAGAACATCAGGTACATTACGtgttaatcaaaaattagaCAGAGAAAAtgtagaaatatttattttacctGTTATTGCAAAAGATAGAGGAACACCacaaaaaatatcaaaaacatttgttacaataaaattagaaGATGTTAATGATAATGCTCCACAATTtgaaaaacaattatatacattttatattcCTGAAAATATGGAACCTGGTACTTTGGTTGGTGTAATGACAGCAAATGATCCAGATATTGGTGATAATGGTGatatacaatttaaaatatttgctGGTAGTGATGCTAAATATTTTGAACTTGAAAcagatttaaataatacaaatactGTCTTTCTTCGTAGTCGTGTTGAATTTGATTatgaagataaaattaataaatttaatatagaaGTACAGGCAGCAAGTAAACAATTAAGTTCAACAGTACCAGTTCATATATTTGTTAcagataaaaatgataataaaccTCAATTAcgaaattttataattcttaTTACAAGATATACTTCTGAATATATTGAGGATATTGGTAATATACCTGCATT tgaTCCTGATCAAAATGCAACATTAGAATATTTCTTAGAACCTAATGAAATAATAtctgttgaaaaaaaaagtggaaaacttaaacttttaaaagttttaaatcgCCATGTGTCCTTACAACTTAAGTCATGTGTTTCAG ATGGTTCAAATACGGAATGTTCTATATGCCAGTTATTATATCATCcaattaatgaaaatgatttAGGAAATGCAATAACTATATCAATTAATGATATGACAAAAGATGAATTTTTagattttgatatttatcaaaaatttgttaGTTCAATTgctttattaaataattattggaCACCTAAtgatattgttattattggtatcagtgaaaaaaataatacacttttaattagttttattatgaatgaaaatatagaaaatatgAATACATGGAGAATTGAAGAAATGATTGTTGAAGGTACAACAAATATTTCTGAGACATTTGGAAGAACAATTGAATTGGTACGTGATGAAATATGTAATACAGAACCATGTccttattatcaaaaatgtaAACAAACATTTAGATATGTAGGAtctgataataaaattattgaaactGACAGTTTTATTTATCGgtcatttgaaaataaacGAAGTCATCATTGTGAATGTCCTTCCGGATTTGGAACAATTTTTGACAAAATAGGACATtgtaatgttaaaattgaTATGTGTTACGAAAGTCcatgtaaaaataatggcACATGTCAATCATTagaaaatgattatttttgtCAATGTCTTCCTGGATATAGTG gaaaaaattgtgaaattttaaataaattggaCACCTGTCTTCCAACATCATGCCATTCAGATTCtgtatgtataataaaaaatcgTAAACCAATATGTCAATTTTGTAAATGGGAAAAAAGTGAAACAGATAATTATTGTAGATTACGTTCTATATCATTTTCTGGTGATGGATATATTATTGTTCCTGTTACTCTTCCTCGTCTTCAAtggaatataaaaattaatattgcAACAATTGTTAAAGATggattaatattatatgctggggaaataaaacaaacattaaaaaaagattattttatgatttatattaaaaatggtaTTTTAAATGCGGAAATTTCACTAGGAAATGAGGTTGCAATTGCAAGTATGGAAGATTCAAGAGAAAATCGTATAAGCAATGGAAATTGGAGAACAATTCATATTACTTTTTCATCACGCCAGCTGGTTATTAGTTTAGATGATTGTGATTCTTTTCTTGCActacataataataatacatttgGATATCCTAAATGTGCATCTACTACAATTATCAAATTACCAAAAATATGTAATGATTTAGCTGTACCATGCAACAGATTTTTTGATGTTAAAACAGGATTATTTATTGGtggtattaaaaataatagaataaaCAATAATCATATAAATGGATTTAATGGATGTATAAAAGATCTTTATAttgattataaattaattgatttttctaaattttcaaCATTTGAAAAAGAAGGAAATGTTATTGAAGGatgtaaagaaaaaaaagatatatgtCAATATTCAAATCCTTGTGATTCAACAGCTAAATGTATTGATAAATGGGGTGGTTATATATGTCGTTGTCATCATCGTGTTCATTCAAAAATGAATTGTAATCAAGAATCTTCTTCTgcaatatcattatttatggAAGGTTCATATGGTAGTTGGAAACCAACATCTGACTTTGAAACAcgtcatatatattttgaatttaGAACACGTGAAAGAAATACTCAAGTTATGGTAATacaatttgaaaataaaatgaaatattttattttaaatatagaaGGTGGTACaactatatttaatttagatggtaatttatatttaatgcaATATCCAGTTGTTTCTGATGGATTATGGCATTCaatatctataaatattgataatttaatgaataattttaatattactgtTGATGCAATATATTCAAAAGTTATTTCatcaaatgaaaatatatctaatagaattattaaaaatatgcaTACAGGACAAAATCCTTCATTTTCAGGAGCATTAAAATATCGTGGATGTATACGTAATGTTGAAATAAATTCATATcgtttaaaattatattcacAATCAAAAACAAAACCAGGATGTCAAACACCAAATGAATGTTTAACAAATACTTGTccaaaaaatagtaaatgtATTAGAGATTGGGATAGACATTCATGTAAATGTAATAATGGATATGTTGGTGATCAATGTGTTAATATATGTTCAATTCCTAATATATGTGGTCCTGATGGTatatgtaatttaaaaaataatacaaatggTTATGAATGTTTATGTCCTGAAAATCGTACTGGTAATAATtgtgaaaaagaaaaattttatcaaatttgtCCAAATGGTTATTATGGTATATTTCCTAATTGTAAACGTTGTAATTGTAATAcatcaaaaaatatgaaaaatatgtGCAATAGTATAACAGGTAAATGTGAATGTCcaagaaattattatatgttaaatGGTAAATGTATTGAATGTGAATGTGGTTTAGGTAGTTCATCATCTGCTTGTAATGATGATGGACAATGTCCTTGTGTTGGTGATGCTTCAGGAAGAAGATGTGATAGATGTGATAATGAATTAGAATTActtgataaaaaaacaatgatgtgtgttaaaataaaaggaAGATGTCCATCAAATATAGAATATGGTATACAATGGCCAACAACTATTTTTGGATCAATTGCAAGACAATCATGTCCTTTTTCACAAATTGGTATTGCTTATAGAAAATGTGATATGTCAGGTATTTGggaaaaagtaaatttagaTAATTGTACATTAACAAGTTTACATATTGGAAGAAACAAACATTGGCAATCAGATACAATGATTGATATCTCTGAATTagctttattattaaaaaatagtacAAAAGATGTTATTTATGtaaaaggaaaaaatattaacatatgGTTTACAATAATGaatacaattataaaatcaaatagTCTAAAAGATAGTCATATACATAATCATATATTTacagaaaatataattaatagtGCTTCATTAATTGGTATGGaaattgatattaataaGCAATTAAATCTCATTCaatatctttataattttggTCAAAAATTAGCATTAATACATTATGATTATTCATTTCTTAAATCATTCCAAATAACAAcatcaaatataatttttagtattgataatattgatgaaattgatgatgttaatgaaaaatatccTGCTCCTCTTATATTACCAAAATATGAtcattttatagataaaagagaagatttttttaaaaatattaatattgaaGTATCATCAAGATATGCTACTggaacaatattttatatgatttatATTCCAAATAATTGTGATAAATGTGAAAGTAATATTGTTTCAGCATTTCAAGTATTAGATATGGATACAACTAAATCATCATATGATATTGGAATTAATATAGCATTTCCTATAAAATCACATGGAAATTGGAAAAATTATGAATGTGTTagattaattgataaaatttcataTGGTATTAATGGATATTCAAATTGggatattaatgatattaattcATCATGGATAAATGAAAATTCTTTAATGATAGGTTTAAATTCAACACATGTTGTTTGCCAATTTTCAGGAAGTGGAATATTTTCAGTAATTAGTGAATCAATTAATGGTTTTCAAATTCATTTAACAAGTAATATTGGTAGTATACCATATTTTCATGAAATATGTGgaattattacaatattaGGTTCATTTGCctcattaattatattaataatttcaaaaaatattgatcATAGAGGAATGAAAACACTTATTGTTGGTggatatttaataaatattattgcaATACTATTAATGCCAAGAATTAACTATTCATCAGTTTATTGCTCAATACGAAATGCTACTTTTACATTTACAAcaacatttcttttttcatggattttattatatactcttacaatatataatacaattttatctagtaatcaaaatatatctaatatagttttattattaattggaATTGTTTTATCACCATTACATAGTattatagtatttttatattcatcaacatgttcaataattttatttaatgaaacatTTTGGATAATAATTGGACCAATATGTGTTATagtattatcaatattttatacaacaACAACATCTTTCTTAATAACAAGAAAcaaaagttataatattattggtTATTCATTATTTGATTATCAACAAACAATAGCTCAATATTTATTCCTTGCAATAGCTTGTGTTTTAGCAAATATAGGAACATGGTCAAAATTAATGGGTTATCAACGAAGTCCTGtaatagattttttatttgattttgttattttaatatcaactattttattatttttctgtACATCATCAACaccaaaaattaaaacaaatcaACAAAGTAATAATGAATTATGGTTagatcaaaaaataaatcctGTTGGTAGAAATTCATCAAcaattttacaaaatgaaACATCATCAGGAACAATATCACCAAGTAAtcataatataatatcaaatGAAAAAACAAGCTCAAATTTTGATGAATATGATAATGGAGgtaatgaaataatttataaatcatctaaaaataatcaatGGGATGGAAAATTAGATGGTATAGAAAATCCAATggaaaatattgataatccTTATTCTAAATATTCATCACCAAATCTTTTACAAAGacataaaacattattattacaaaaacaGATGATAGGacctaatattttatcacctgttcaaaaaattattaaaattgataatttagATGGTTGTAGtacaaatgaaaatataacatCAATATGTAATGGTAgtaatactttaaatataacaaaatcaaaaaattatgattcTGGAATGGGAGAAGAAGGCGTACTTAATTATGATGATGTATCTAGTATATATTATGCTTATcatgaaaaaaatactacCGCAACAACAACTTTTCGtaaattttag
- a CDS encoding Peptidase M8, leishmanolysin family-containing protein, with the protein MFLFQKNFNFIFLILIFKLYLTTSEDKYKFEPIKISIIYKPSKNGNNLDTNLNTALGKSIIWIQNLLSVRIMEKTFVITKQDYLKCVENKNISLNYFVSTIYKSEYATIKEFVKFNKTVDLLHLKSNFGIFLEVNEGRCSSKSLEFAYAKVCSSEKLNKYSRPIIGKLVICKDSPSWKRIKVPEDVIKHEIMHSLGFGIYINKNKNIPNFDEIKWNVGKTNKKDQIFKRYFMDFDSKAIKFAQKHFNCSRIKRIESDDKNLFHLNEYIFGNELMTPISSNSKNILTEISASIMEETYLGNISWYKFDMNKISKESKNYWYGKDWGCDFVEKSCYEYIQNNINKPFPFCSEKDYMISYWKDGHVEVCYKKNNNKKNKILLKCNIQNYVDEPGIKINLLKTPIINFYPKLQHYGIKSDAFGSTKLYRYCPMIKQIAENDDFFSRIDKEGFKIVKC; encoded by the exons atgtttctgtttcaaaaaaattttaactttatttttctgattttaatttttaaattatatctaACAACATCtgaagataaatataaatttgaaccaataaaaatttctattatcTATAAACCATCAAAAAATGGAAATAATTTAGatacaaatttaaat acAGCATTAGGAAAATCAATAATTTGgattcaaaatttattaagtGTTAGAATTATGGAAAAAACATTTGTAATAACTAAACAAGATTATCTTAAATGtgttgaaaataaaaatatatctttaaattattttgttagtACAATTTACAAATCAGAATATGCAACTATTAAagaatttgtaaaatttaataaaacagttgatcttttacatttaaaatcaaattttggAATATTTCTAGAGGTTAATGAAGGAAGATGTTCCTCAAAATCATTAGAATTTGCATATGCTAAAGTTTGTAGTtctgaaaaattaaataaatatagtcGTCCAATTATTGGAAAACTTGTAATTTGTAAAGATTCACCATCATGGAAGCGTATTAAAGTACCAGAAGATGTTATAAAACATGAAATAATGCATTCACTTGGTTTTggtatttatataaataaaaataaaaacatacctaattttgatgaaataaaatGGAATGTTGgtaaaactaataaaaaagatcaaatttttaaacgaTATTTTATGGATTTTGATTCAAAAGCTATTAAATTTGctcaaaaacattttaattgttCAAGGATAAAACGAATTGAATCAGAtgataaaaatctttttcatttaaatgaatatatatttggtAATGAATTAATGACACCAATATCAagtaatagtaaaaatattttaactgaAATAAGTGCTAGTATAATGGAGGAAACATATTTAGGTAATATTAGTTGGTACAAATTTgatatgaataaaatatcaaaagaatctaaaaattattggtaTGGAAAAGATTGGGGATGTGATTTTGTTGAAAAAAGTTGTTATgaatatattcaaaataatattaataaaccATTTCCTTTTTGTTCAGAGAAAGATTATATGATATCATATTGGAAAGATGGTCATGTTGAAGtgtgttataaaaaaaataataataaaaaaaataaaatacttttaaaatgtaatattcaaaattatgTTGATGAACCaggaataaaaattaatcttttaaaaacacctataattaatttttatccaAAATTACAACATTATGGAATAAAATCAGATGCATTTGGttcaacaaaattatatagatattgtccaatgataaaacaaattGCTGAAAATGATGACTTTTTTTCAAGAATTGATAAAGAAGgttttaaaatagtaaaatgttga
- a CDS encoding Galectin, carbohydrate recognition domain and Concanavalin A-like lectin/glucanases superfamily domain and Concanavalin A-like lectin/glucanase, subgroup domain-containing protein produces the protein MFKFFVLIALIATTSVFGSSDGNKEREYRKFIGERELPVPFKTKVTEALKTGHTIHVIGTISEKPKRIDFNFHKGASDDADMPLHLSIRFDEGLFHSKIVYNIYENGNWSETEQRIANPFKANSEFDLRVRITDGEFKMYANRKEIGVFKQRTSIDGIDHISIKGDLKSLNLFKYGGILFETPYTALANLTPGKRLDISAMPRGKRIDIDLLRKNGDTALQVSIRYGESAIVRNSKTGEVWGQEDRSGKFPLNKNELFDVTIINESWSFQLFFNGKRFGTFAHRGDINDVKNLEITGDVDILTVTINDVISS, from the exons atgttCAAGT tttttgtACTAATAGCATTGATTGCTACTACTTCTGTATTTGGAAGTTCAGATGGAAATAAAGAAAGAgaatatagaaaatttattggTGAAAGAGAATTg ccagttccatttaaaacaaaagttACAGAGGCATTAAAGACAGGTCATACAATTCATGTTATCGGAACTATTTCTGAAAAACCAAAAAGAATTGATTTCAATTTTCATAAAGGAGCAAGTGATGATGCTGATATGCCTCTTCATCTTTCAATTCGCTTTGATGAAGGACTTTTCCATagtaaaattgtttataacatttatgaAAATGGTAACTGGTCTGAAACTGAACAAAGAATTGCAAATCCTTTCAAAGCTAACTCTGAATTTGATTTAAGAGTTCGTATCACTGATGGtgaatttaaaatgtatgcAAATAGAAAAGAAATTGGTGTTTTTAAACAAAGAACCTCAATTGATGGA aTTGATCATATTTCAATTAAAGGAgatttaaaatcattaaatctttttaaatatggtGGAATTCTTTTTGAAACTCCATATACTGCTCTTGCAAATCTTACACCAGGAAAAAGACTTGATATATCTGCTATGCCAAGAGGAAAACGTATTGATATTGATCTTTTACGTAAAAATGGTGATACTGCACTCCAAGTCTCAATTAGATATGGTGAATCAGCTATTGTAAGAAATTCTAAAACCGGAGAAGTTTGGGGACAAGAAGATAGAAGTGGAAAATTcccattaaataaaaatgaactttttgatgttacaattattaatgaaaGTTGGTCATTCCAACTTTTCTTTAATGGAAAAAGATTTGGAACATTTGCTCATCGTGGAGATATTAATGATGTTAAGAATTTAGAAATTACTGGAGATGTTGATATACTTACAGTTACTATTAACGATGTCATTTCTTCATaa